ATACTGAAAGAACTGCGCTCGATCGGAGTCACCTGCATATATATCTCGCACCGCCTGAAAGAAGTTTTAGATATAGCGGACAGGATCACGATATTGAGGGACGGCCGCACCGTGGCCACTCATGACAGGAAGGATCTCGACGAGAATAAGCTGATAGCCCTGATGGTGGGCCGCGAAGTCAGCAATATATATCCGAAGAAATCCCGTGTTCCGGGAGATGTCGTTCTCGAAGTGAAGGACTGGACCGTTTACGATCCCGACATCAATAAGACGATAGCCGACGTCAGTTTCAGCCTGCGGCGCGGCGAGGTCCTCGGCATGGCGGGCCTGATAGGCGCCGGACGCACAGAGCTCGTCATGAGCTTCTTCCGCTTCTGGGGAAGGAAGGTCAAGGGGCAGATATTCCTGGAAGGCAAAGAGTTGGAGCTGAAAGACGCCGGTTCGACCATCGCCTCCGGAATAAGCCTTGCCTCGGAGGATAGGAAGCGCTACGGCCTGGTTCTCGATGAGGATATACGCAAGAATATATCCCTTGCCTCGCTCGACAGGATATCCAGATATACCGTCGTGAACGTCATAGATGAGATCCGGAGCGCCGAGCGCTATACGGCTGAGCTTAAGATCAAGACACCGTCGATAGAGCAGAAGGCCGGGAACTTGAGCGGCGGAAACCAGCAGAAGGTGGTGCTGGGCAAGTGGCTTATGACGATGCCCAAAGTGCTGATACTTGATGAGCCGACGCGCGGCATCGACGTCGGAGCGAAAGTCGAAATATATAATATCATAAACGAGCTTGTCGATAAGGGAGTCGCGGTGATAGTTATATCGTCGGACCTTCCCGAAGTGCTCGGGATCTGCGACCGCATACTCGTTATGCATGAGGGCCGTTTCAC
This window of the Candidatus Omnitrophota bacterium genome carries:
- the gguA gene encoding sugar ABC transporter ATP-binding protein, which translates into the protein MSEYILRMIGITKDFPGVKALDNVTFSVKPGEIHALVGENGAGKSTLMKILSGVYPGGTYSGKIEIDDTEKRFKSTKESEHSGIAIIYQELALVKQLSIVENICLGGEIARNGVIDWDASYKLAEEVLKKVGLNVNPEFPISYLGVGEQQLVAIAKALSKSARILVLDEPTAALSEGESAKLLKILKELRSIGVTCIYISHRLKEVLDIADRITILRDGRTVATHDRKDLDENKLIALMVGREVSNIYPKKSRVPGDVVLEVKDWTVYDPDINKTIADVSFSLRRGEVLGMAGLIGAGRTELVMSFFRFWGRKVKGQIFLEGKELELKDAGSTIASGISLASEDRKRYGLVLDEDIRKNISLASLDRISRYTVVNVIDEIRSAERYTAELKIKTPSIEQKAGNLSGGNQQKVVLGKWLMTMPKVLILDEPTRGIDVGAKVEIYNIINELVDKGVAVIVISSDLPEVLGICDRILVMHEGRFTGDLPAKEATQEKIMHYATGGE